The following DNA comes from Populus trichocarpa isolate Nisqually-1 chromosome 19, P.trichocarpa_v4.1, whole genome shotgun sequence.
ACAGGAAACAAACTAAATAGAAGTTAGCTTAATTACACAGTAATCTCAGTTACAATCCTAAAGTTGCACCAAACATGAAGTAAGCAATATATTGATTTCTCTAGCAGCTTATTTGCTTTATGAGAGCATGTAGCTGCTGGGAGCTCTAGATGCTATTGCCTAGACATGGTTTCCCTCCTTTCCTCCATATTCAAATTGAAACTCCAGCAAGATATTGTCTGAATTCAGCAGTCAAAACAGCTACtcataataatatatttcaaaccGTCTTTTTGAATCTGAATCAGATCTGCACCATGTATCCTACATCATGCTACACGTATACTACTCTCTCCTGAACTTTCTAATTATCTTCCACCAAAATAACATCTAATTCCACAAAAACTTTCGTTTTTCGGGGCGGAACAAGAGTTAATGAAGAGTCTAAGGAGAAGAATTTGTCActgtcattttattaaaattaaatctacgggggcaaaaaataatgtttgcCATTGTACCTCCATGAAACGTCTATGAAGACTGTCCATATGATTAGCAGGAAAGTAATCAAGTTAGGAGCAGAAATGATGTAGAAAAAGATGAAAACCTATAACATCTCTATATACAATATACCTCAAACTCCAAACATCACATTTTATTACTAATGTGAATGAAGATTCTCACACAGATTACAATAGCAACAGCAACTTTTTTCATGCAGAAACCGAACAACAATAGGAGTATCATGAATAAGCATTTGGAATTCAGAATATACCTGTGCAACATCCTTAGAAAACCCTTCTTGTATAAGAGCATTGACAATATCTCGCTTTGAGAAGACCTTCCTTGAAGAAAGATTATAAGATACTCGTAATAatgcccaaaaaaaaacaaagaagaaaacagaCATCCAAACAAAGAGAAGACACAAATACTGTATATTTGGTGGTAGTTACAggtacacacaaaaaaaaaaagagtcaacaGACATCAAAGGAATAGAGTAGATATAATCACTCAAGATAACGGTAGGAAAGATAAGGGTGACAGACAATGCTTGGATGCTGAGTTAGAGAATTCAACACTAAATAGAAGTGCATCGGTGTTTAAGGAAAAATCACTTGCTTGGATGCCGAGTTAGAAATCCAACTCTCAATAGAAGAACATCTGTGTTTGAAAAAAGTCACTACCCCACCAAGATAAACACAGCATCACTATCACATCAAAAAGGTCTATGATACACCCAAATATTCGTGTTATAACTTATGAAACATACCTCCTTTGGTAGTTTCCTTATAAAAGATATTAGTTCTGCAGGATGGTCTTCTCCATCTCCACCAGCCCTAACTTTTCCAGGAGTAGCATCTAGAGACCAAACCTGAAGTGGCGCAAAGACTTTAAGAATTTAAAGAGATAAAGCAAAATGAAATGACAAAGACCAAccatagaaaattaattaaggacCCTGTTATTATACATAGAGAAAATGGATTACTTGCTACAAAACTTGGACTAACATCTGAAAACTGGTATTTTAACCCATTCTTATGTTCTAAACCATCTAAAGAATATTTGCAGATTATAAACTTACTCTTACAGATTGGGCAAGAGGCTTTGCAGCTTGTTCCACCATACTCAAGGCAACTGCATGGACAAATAGGGAGAATGTTTATGCATTGAAGTCAATTAAAGTATCAGATTGGTAAATTGCATGTCAAGGTAAGTAGATGTACCTTTTCCACCAAAGCTGTGCCCAATTAAAACACGAGGTGTTATTCTAAGCTGTGCAACctattcaaacaaaatcactAACATTTAATTAGCCATAAAAATATTCTCGAGTGGTGGTCGGGAGGCTTATTGTGGTTAGGAAGGAAGTGTCAACAAAAGAAGAGCTGCAACAATTTCAAGAAGCATAAACAGCTGGAGCGCATTAACAGATGCATCAGCCATGCACAAAGAACCCACCATCTTGGACTCTTGGGGCTGTCTCAgttttaaagaaatgaaaaatagaagaacAAATTGTCCATGAATAAATAGCCAAAGCTTAAAAGTCACTCACTAGCTTTAAGACATCAAAAGCAGTTGAGGCAACAGTGTGGGGCCCCCTCTTTCTGATTGATGCTGAATCACCGTGGCACCGCAGGTCAACCAAAAGAAACTGCATAATTTGTCAATGATAAGTAATATTCTAATCACCCTCAAATCCATGCCAAAACTGACTCATTTGAACGCCTTAAATCCCAAGTAATGTACTTCATGCATAATTGTTGAAGTTCATGATTGTATACAAGTTCTCCCCCCAATAACCCACTACagttggatcataactggacaGTGAGTGTTTTCTCTTGCTTCCATAATCCTCAGGCATGCATGTAAAACAGGGACAAAGAAGTCACACAAAGTATCGGCAGACACTCACACAATAGACCTTCAAAAGTACATGAGCATTATTTGACAGCATTAAAAGCTCACATGAAGATGTTAAAATGCAATTGCTATGTTGGCGCCATTTTCACAATGGAACCTATGCTCACATGCAGACCATGAAATCTAATTGCTTCATATGGTTGGAACATAAGGCGATTGTAATCCTCGGTCATACTGATACAAATATCACAGGGAATTATGGAACCATGCTAGCTTGACCTAGCACTTTTTTGGGGGTTATAGAGAATATAAAAgatacaaaaggaaaaaaaaaagaacagtaCCTGCCATGCTGGAAATTCTTGTGCCAATCTCCGTGTAAAGGTTCCTGTGATATTTTAAATCTGTAAACTATATTTCAAAAAGTTCCTATTAATGTGTGTATGTAAAAGCATACAAAAAGCAACTAATcaaaagatgttagaaattaatGCATGAAGTTCTGCAGCAGAAGGTAGTGAGACCACTTCACTGAGGTGATGGcactttgaaaacaaaatcgtCAGAAAAGGAACACTTcacatttcataattttatagaaagtgtgtgatttcttcttttttgttttgtgtaggATATATTCTAAATTTGATGGTTGAGACATACTATATTGCTTAGGTTATCAATGCTACAGCATAAGACAACTTGAAACACATCACAGTTGGAACCTATACTTCGAGGggaaaataaacagaaaagataaCAACTTAGATTAATGAGGTCTTTAGTTTTTTGCAATTTAGTGTTTCATCTTTCATAATTGTTAATTCCAAGGTTTTCTAGGATTTTCGAGGGTGTTTATTTTGGGAGTCTAAGTTAGTCCCCTGGCTCATCTCCATTAGATAGTCTCCTGTTTGAAATCCTAGTTCTAGAAGGAGATATGGTATCCCAACTTGCCAAGGGACAAGGGTTAAACATCAACATGGTGCAAGTATATAACTGTcctgaaaattatattttctaacaaGTAATCAAGGCAAATatagaaaatcataaatgagTTGAAACTAATACATATTACTTACCCCAGTTCTTCCTGCTGCCTAAAATTCCATGCAGAAGCACGGCTGTTGGTGGATCCGGCTTTGATTTACCCATCACAGAACCCCATTTTACCTATGCAGCAAATCATTCAGCATAAGCAATTCTGCCCATGAAAAAATGTATACACCCACTCCGCTGACCTCAACTCTATTTCACTCTCAAAATGTAATATGAAAAGATAGCACATCAATCATAAACCTAAATTGCCATACATCTTCTCACTAACTATAATCAGTTGGACTTGGACCAACTTTCCAAATCTATTCATTTTCACCATTGAATCGatataagacaaaaaaaaaaaaaaaaagtctttacaATTGCACACctcataagaaaagaaaaaaaattcattgtctTTACATGAACcattaattcatcaaatattcTGTAGATAACCAAGAAGTAACAATTCATtctaataatgttaaaaaaaatggtaaatttgGGAACAACTTACAAGTGGTCCTTGAACAAGATCATATGCCTgcaaacataacaaaaatccCATCActcaaactgaaaatactacTAATTTTCTACCAccctaattctttttttctttcctgagtcaagaaaaaataattaaatgaacaaAATTGGATATACCAAGACAGCAGGTCGGTCGGCCGTATCTCTGCCGTAAACGAGCCTCTCATCTACCAATGCCATCCGTATGctcctcttttctttattccCTCTACTTGATTTACCCTCGGTACCTAACTGGAATTcgtttttctaaattaaaaaaaaaaaacattatcaaaataacactctaataataataataataataataataattaaaaagaagaaaaaaaaagaaaacttgaaatcaCACGATCACCTGAAACGGCATTGAAATCCTGGTTCTAGAGGAGGTGGCTCTCCAATTTAAACCGAAATCTAAGTTCTTCATGTCAATGCAATTAACGGCGGGTTCACGGCGACCACCGCACGCCATGAAATTAGAAATTGCCGACATTTCTCAGAAACCGTTCATGCAAGTACGCGCAAaccgattttaaaaaaaaacagctagaGAAGTGTTTAGTTGTGATGAAGCAGATAAAAACGGCAGCGTATTAGAAGGGATTTGCAAGAGCGTGCGCAATGCAAAAGGAAGGTTCAAAAGGGAAAGGCAATGGAAGGCGGAGAAATTTAGAGGTTTCTTGTTTGcctttattaatttgatataaaaactgaatccattaatagtaaaaataataatatatttttacaatatataGAGTGAGGGAGGGGACGGAAAGCGGAGGCGGAGATACCAAAGCTTGCGCGTTCTCAGGGTCTCGCGGTCGCTGTGGTGGGAGGCACAAGACGGTGTCTACTCTCTTTTATCGCGGCAGCCATTTAATAATGAAATGACTAAAATGTCATTTTCAGTTTATAGTGATTGTCACGTGGATGGGCGCATGGTCATCTTTGCTCGCTGGCAAAAGAAGCAACttgttatgttttgtttttctacgGTTCGGTCGTTCTGCTGAGTTTCGCATATCGCGTTTCGTCTTCTTGATGGATGAATCGCGTTTCTTATTCTTGATGGATGAATCGCGTTCGGACAATTGCTTTTGTGCGGCTGAAACTggcaaaaccctaaaccctcacAGGCCACAGGGTTCTCTCATtatcctctcttttctctcccaTTTAGCGTGAAAAACACTCTTCCTGCCTGCCTGCCAATCCTAAGCTAAGAAGTATAAGGATATCTCAGCAGCCGTCAAACCCTAATTCCGATTTGGACCGGTAAAGTTCTCTCTCCCCttccaaattgtttttgtttcattttcttttcttttcttttttacactaagatttcatgattttttttgggtttttcattTAGTTCTGTATGAAAATTTAAGCAgtgaaaaaatcaatgattgctgttgattttttgttttttttttctactttcttgaatgattttttttgggctttAGAAATCAATGGTTTGAAACGGTATTGAGTGCTGTTGAAAAAAgtaagaatatttgttttttttcctcgttATTCATCCTCTTCAAGTCAATTTGACCTACATTAAGACTTACATGCTACCTGGTGTTATTTCCAGATTATTAACCTGTAAATTGAACCTAGTTATGCCAATTCATTTGCATTTTATCACTCCATctagattttctttctttttttcttttggaagcacAATTAGTCCATAACTTGCATCGTTATCAATGTTTACAGGGGAAGTGCTAAATAGCAAAGAAGATTGTGGTAGGCTGCTTGAGTTGGGTAATCTATTCAACCTTTTCCTTGATCTTGTAAAGCGAAAATTGAGTCGTTTACTTGGAAAATTCTTTCTTTCCAATTTAGTCTTTGCAAGTGCAGGCAAAGTAATGCAATCAGTTTGGACTCACCATGTTATTGAACACTGTGGTTATGTTTATAGTGCATGCCTTCTTCTTCTCCGCGTTTTGTGTTAAGAGGACTTTCTgtaagtcaaataaaaaaatgcataccTAAACAAGGGAAACAAAGTGCCATAGTAGTAGGTGTTCAAAGCAATTACCCTGTTGTAGAAACGGATGCATCTAACAATGTTTCTATGATAGATAACCTTTTTAATTCTCTCAAAGACCTTGCAAGGAAGGGACATTTATTAAAAGCATTTGAAACCTTCTCTCTGATCAAGCTCCATGCCTCTTCAGCTAATCGTGATGCTATCTTacattcaatttcttcattgcTTTACTCTTGTACCAACCTTAAATCACTCCCGCAGGGTAAACAGCTCCATGCCCACACCATCTCTTTGGGATTTGAAAATCATCTCGTTTTGGTTCCCAAGCTTGTCACATTTTACTCGAGCTTCAGTCTCCTAGCTGATGCGCACACCATCACTGTGAATTCAGATATTGTGAACCCTTTGCCTTGGAACTTGCTTATCTCTTCCTATGTTAACAATGGGTTACATGGAGAGGCTCTTTCAGCATATAGAGAAATGGTACATAAAGGGGTTAGACCTGATAATTTCACTTATCCATCAGTCCTTAAGGCTTGCGGTGAAAAATTGGATCTGGACTTTGGGAGGGAGGTACATGAGTCTATTAATGCTGCCTATGGGCACAGATGGAACCTGTACGTGCATAATTCTTTGGTTTCCATGTATGGAAAATTTGGGGAATTGGATGCTGCTCGTCGCTTATTTAATCAAATGCCAGAGAGAGATGCTGTTTCTTGGAACGGAATAATCAGTAATTATGCCTCCAGGGGCCTGTGGAAGGAAGCATTTGAACTGTTTGAAGAAATGAGACTAGCAGGCGCAGAAGTGAATATTATAACTTGGAACACCATAGCAGGAGGGTGCGTACAGACAAGAAATTTTAAAGGGGCACTTGAGTTGCTTTCTCAGATGAGAAGGTGTGACATTGATTTGGATCCAGTGGCAATGATTATTGGCTTAGGTGCATGTTCACACATTGGGGCCATAAAGTTAGGAACAGTGATTCATGCTTCTGCAATTCGTAGTTGTTTCGATGGATTTGATAATGTAAGAAATGCACTGATAACCATGTATTCACGGTGTAAAGACCTCAGGCATGCtgacattttatttaaatcaattaaaactaagAGCTTAACTACTTGGAACTCCATGCTTTCTGGTTACACTCACATGGACCGATCTGAGGAAGCCTCGTTCCTGTTCAGGGAGATGCTGTTTTCTGGAATTGAACCTAATTATGTGACTATTGCAAGCATTCTTCCCCATTGTGCTCGAGTGGCAAATTTACAACAAGGGAAGGAGTTCCATTGTTACATTATGAGGCGAGAAGGGTTTGAGGACTATTTATTGCTTTGGAATTCCCTCGTTGAGATGTATGCAAGATCTGGAAAGGTTTTATCAGCAAAAAGAGTGTTTGACTCATTGAGAAGGAGGGATAAAGTGACTTATACCTCCTTGATTGCTGGGTATGGTATACAGGGAGAGGGGAAGACTGCACTAAAATTGTTTGATGAAATGATCAAACATCGGATTAAACCAGACCAGGTCACCATGGTGGCAGTTCTATCTGCGTGTAGCCATTCTGGTCTAGTAACTGAAGGAAACGTGTTGTTTGAAAAGATGTCAACTCTCTATGGGATAGTTCCCGCAGTAGAGCACTTTTCATGCATGGTTGATCTCTTTGGGAGAGCTGGATTGTTAAATAAAGCAAAGAAAGTAATTACCAGTATGCCTTACAGGCCAACCACTGCTATGTGGGCCACTCTTGTAGGCGCCTGCCGGATCCATGGAAACACAGAGATAGGGGAATGGGCAGCTGAGAAATTGCTGGAAATGAAGCCTGAAAATCCAGGTTACTATGTGTTGATTGCTAATATGCATGCTGCTGCTGGTCGTTGGAGCAAGCTGGCAGAAGTCAGGACTTACATGAGGGATTTAGGTGTGAGGAAGGCCCCTGGATGTACCTGGGTTGATGTCGGCTCTGGATTCTCCCCCTTTGTGGTTGGTGACACTTCCAAACACAACTCAAATGATCTTTACGAATTGTTGGAGGGGTTGACTGATCTAATGAAAGATGCCGGTTATGTTGCCGGAGAAAATTTTAGTTCCGAAGATGAAGTCTTGGAGGAGATAGAATGCTGCAACATGTGAATTTTAGTTCCTTGAATTGTGTTGTCCTTCGGACTTTTACTTGGAGAGAAAGAGCTCGATGCAACTTGTTGAGCACATTGAATTGTGCAATTTTACTCtggatttatattatttataaaaaatatataaataaataaactggtTCCACTTGTAGAATAGCAATTATAAACATGGGATTTACCAAGTTGAATATACATTtgacaaacaaaatcataatgaTTCGCTCTCgtcatttaaaatgaaaagaaaatgacgGTATGGTTTCAGAGGATGATATCTTTCATCAATGCACAGGCTTTCATCACAGCTGATCTGCTAATTGAGGAAATCGCTGCAGCAGCCAAGTTACACCCCTGATAGCAACCTGTttctcgaaaaaaaaaaagaaaaaaaaaacccatcacaaccacaaaaaaacaaatctactaCAGATATTCAAGTTCATGTAGTATAAACCTTTGAGCtagagaaatgaaaaattacaCCCTTGAGAGCTGTGAGGATGTTTCTTTGTCAAGGTAATCCTTTGAACcagagaaatgaaaaattctCAAGGTAGAAATGTTAATCAAGGGTGGACAAAGACAATGTGTGtttcagtgtgtgtgtgtgtgagagagagaggatatTCAAGCAGCTCTCAATAAGTAGTTTAATCAATATTGAGTTCATAATTCCATGGCATGCTACACAAAAACTAATAGGCCTATCATTTTTCTCATCCTCGCATAGGCAAACTTGTTCACAGAAACTAACTGGCCTTGCATACATACCAAAGCAGCCTCCCCAGGCTTGACTGCAGGCTCAACACTGTCTCGTCCATAACTGTTTCAGAAAAATGATAAGTTTCCTCAACGAAAACATGTCTTCCCAAATAAATATCGCTTTCAAAATGTAAAAGTTCTGTGGCATATGATCCAAATACTTCTTAAGATTGAAGATTGCTGTTGGTAAATACTAAATAGCCTCGAAAAGTAGAAAGTGTGCTAGTGTTTTATATCAGCAATGGTCCCGAGGAACACGTTGCAGGATCAAACAACTCCTTAAATTTAAAAGCAGGAATGCATCAGAATTCTATCTATCGCTGAAAACTGCAGAGCATGTTGATACTGCTCAAAGAAAGTCAATGAGTTGAGCCAGTTTCAGTGACAAGAGAAAGTCACACAGACTCTAAGCTCAATTGCTGAGCTGGGTTGAGACCTGGGATGGATTCTGGAGACAGCCTTCAGCGCATAAAAACGTTGCTGACATATGTGGGATATATCTGTATAAAACAAGTTCCATTTCTACAAGACTACAATGCATCATCAACCATTTAAGGATAAAGCTTCACTTACATTATTTGCCTCTTGCCATTCACAGCATCTAGCCGATAAAAGCTGCATCCTTTGCTAAATGGGAAAGACTTGCCCTTCCATTCTGTAATGATTAGCATTACAATTTATCCAGAGAAATCATGACAACCTTTGTTACCATTACTTAGCATCCTAAGCAGGGAACATAAATCACTAAACAACATGAAAGGTAAAGAGTTGATGGAAGGTAAGGGGATGTTTGGTATCATTTCCATTTTCAAGTTTTCagatttttggttttagttttcAGTTTTTTGAGAGCAGAAAACTTCTTTGGTTTAGCGGTTCTTATTAAAACAGACAATTTTCATATCTCATTTTCAATTCTTCAAACCAAAACAGAAAAGATAGCAAACAGCCCTAAATAAATTCCATTGATGTGCTTTTTTCGATATTAGGTAATGCTTGGTACAAGGATAATGGAGTTAAAAATCCACACCCATTCTTTTAACTCCATTCAAACGCCACTTTATTGTgtaaaaacacttgaaaatggAACTACGAGGAATGTAACTTAACTTGtcaataaatttgttttctagagaTTACTAGTTCGAGTTCTACAAATCTTATGACTATtaaaggcttacatgatcgttaagtTCAAGGCCCGTGAAATTACTCGAGGTACATGCAAGTTAGCCCGGACAACCACattaatcaggaaaaaaaaaacacttgtaaaTGTACTATGAACACAAAAGTCaatactaataaataaattattctttggATTCTGTTTTTTAGACCTAAATTTAAGTTATTCCCCATACTTTTTGTAAAATCCTAAAGGTAAGCATATTAGGATTGAGAGAAAACCAAAAGCGtttaatgttttcaaacatGATGAAGGACTAAAATGTGATCATGTTAAGAAATTAGGGATTAAAGAACATTTTACTAATACAAATAAAGAATTACGTTTTTGAAACATACCTAAATGCCATGTAACCCCGACCGCAAAGGAATCCTCGTTAGAGATATCATCAATCACAAACTGGAGGTCTTTGCTTACAGTATCAATGAACTTGTTGAAGAACTCCAGTATTGCCTGCACAAGGGTTTTATGTCAtcctttaattatattttatttttttataatttcaattaggtaaaattaattttaaattaaagttattaaattccgTCATTCTCATGATCTAGTTCAAAAGTTAGATTCAATGTtgatttgtataaataaaaaacaacataattttatttataaaaaaaatttaaaacaataccTTTTAAACGAATTCGAGTTAACTAagttttaaatggttttttttaaataatatagtaaaataaaaatttaaatggaataacataatttaaaaaagttttaatgaaaaaacacaGTTTGAGCTTGTCATCATCAAATCATACAAcacttgtattttaaaattatgatatttaataaatgttattttcaagTGTTGCGttttaaaatagttataatttaatatttcacGCTTTAAGTGttgcgatatatatatatatatatatatatataaaaccacaacattaattgtaattaattaaagatcaCATTTCAGAACTAcgaaactatgttattttactaaaaaaaatttaattgtattattttaccaaaacatttgattttctATGCTAATCCAAAAAAACCGTTTCAAATCGAACTGCCAGCCTAGCCAATTCGACCGCTTCCTCATGATAGACATGTGAGACGCGGCCTAGATTATTAAAATCAAGCATTAGCACGTGACTTACGCGTGCgtgcaagaaagaaagagaagagattaGCAGGCGGTATGTTGTGAGTACCTTACGACCAACGAATGGACGAGGAAAGATAAGATCCTCGTACACACAATTCTCGGCAATAAGCTCCTCCACGGAGTCCAAATCGTGGCCGTTGATTCCTTCATAGAAGCTCCTCACGACATCTGATGCAGATTCCACGGATGGTGCAACGGTGACCG
Coding sequences within:
- the LOC7475759 gene encoding uncharacterized protein LOC7475759; its protein translation is MSAISNFMACGGRREPAVNCIDMKNLDFGLNWRATSSRTRISMPFQKNEFQLGTEGKSSRGNKEKRSIRMALVDERLVYGRDTADRPAVLAYDLVQGPLVKWGSVMGKSKPDPPTAVLLHGILGSRKNWGTFTRRLAQEFPAWQFLLVDLRCHGDSASIRKRGPHTVASTAFDVLKLVAQLRITPRVLIGHSFGGKVALSMVEQAAKPLAQSVRVWSLDATPGKVRAGGDGEDHPAELISFIRKLPKEVFSKRDIVNALIQEGFSKDVAQWVVTNLKTDGPPGSPSSSFSWMFDLDGISEMYQSYEETNLWKFVENLPQGVHVNFLKAERSLHRWALEDLQRIHAAEDLAAEEGAGVEMHVLEDAGHWVQADNPDGLFRILSSSFQGFKA
- the LOC112325318 gene encoding pentatricopeptide repeat-containing protein At1g71490, whose protein sequence is MPSSSPRFVLRGLSVSQIKKCIPKQGKQSAIVVGVQSNYPVVETDASNNVSMIDNLFNSLKDLARKGHLLKAFETFSLIKLHASSANRDAILHSISSLLYSCTNLKSLPQGKQLHAHTISLGFENHLVLVPKLVTFYSSFSLLADAHTITVNSDIVNPLPWNLLISSYVNNGLHGEALSAYREMVHKGVRPDNFTYPSVLKACGEKLDLDFGREVHESINAAYGHRWNLYVHNSLVSMYGKFGELDAARRLFNQMPERDAVSWNGIISNYASRGLWKEAFELFEEMRLAGAEVNIITWNTIAGGCVQTRNFKGALELLSQMRRCDIDLDPVAMIIGLGACSHIGAIKLGTVIHASAIRSCFDGFDNVRNALITMYSRCKDLRHADILFKSIKTKSLTTWNSMLSGYTHMDRSEEASFLFREMLFSGIEPNYVTIASILPHCARVANLQQGKEFHCYIMRREGFEDYLLLWNSLVEMYARSGKVLSAKRVFDSLRRRDKVTYTSLIAGYGIQGEGKTALKLFDEMIKHRIKPDQVTMVAVLSACSHSGLVTEGNVLFEKMSTLYGIVPAVEHFSCMVDLFGRAGLLNKAKKVITSMPYRPTTAMWATLVGACRIHGNTEIGEWAAEKLLEMKPENPGYYVLIANMHAAAGRWSKLAEVRTYMRDLGVRKAPGCTWVDVGSGFSPFVVGDTSKHNSNDLYELLEGLTDLMKDAGYVAGENFSSEDEVLEEIECCNM
- the LOC7475760 gene encoding uncharacterized protein LOC7475760 isoform X1 encodes the protein MLMSSTASSFFSSKPLPLHRIPTLSRPQLISTQHANIFTSSSKAWATKNTIKASSSENQTVTVAPSVESASDVVRSFYEGINGHDLDSVEELIAENCVYEDLIFPRPFVGRKAILEFFNKFIDTVSKDLQFVIDDISNEDSFAVGVTWHLEWKGKSFPFSKGCSFYRLDAVNGKRQIIYGRDSVEPAVKPGEAALVAIRGVTWLLQRFPQLADQL
- the LOC7475760 gene encoding uncharacterized protein LOC7475760 isoform X2, whose product is MLMSSTASSFFSSKPLPLHRIPTLSRPQLISTQHANIFTSSSKAWATKNTIKASSSENQTVTVAPSVESASDVVRSFYEGINGHDLDSVEELIAENCVYEDLIFPRPFVGRKAILEFFNKFIDTVSKDLQFVIDDISNEDSFAVGVTWHLEWKGKSFPFSKGCSFYRLDAVNGKRQIMLLSGV